The genomic interval TTTATCAATACAAATTACTGCTACATCTACTAAAACACCAGCAATTAAACCAATAACAATAGCAGAATTAGGTCCTACTACGTTACAACCTGCTGTAATGGCTACTAAACCAGCTAAAACACCATTTATAACCATCGTAATATCTATTTGTCCGTATCTAAAATACGTATATAACATGGTAGACATCCCTCCTGCTGCAGATGCTAAAAATGTATTGGTAGCAACAGTTCCTATTAATTCCCAGTTTCCAACGGCTCCTAAGGTAGAACCTGGATTAAATCCAAACCAACCGAACCATAAAATAAAGGCTCCTACGGCTGCTAATGGTAAATTATGACCAGGAATTGGATTTGCTTCACCATTCTTTTGATATTTCCCGATTCTTGGGCCTAAAACAATGGCTGCTGCTAAGGCGGCAAAACCTCCCATAGCATGTACTGCTGCTGATCCTGCAAAATCGTTAAATCCTTTAGCTGCTAACCATCCATTTGGATTCCATACCCAATTGGCAACTAATGGATACATTATTGAACAAAAGATAACTACATATACTGCATAGCTCCATACTTTCATACGTTCTGCTACGGCTCCTGAAACAATAGAAATTGCTGCAATAGCAAATCCTAATTGTATAAACCAGAATAATTTGTTAGACACGGTTAAGCCTAAGCCTAAGTCGTTTGAAGTTATTCCCATATCAAAAGCAAACCATCCGTTAGAGTTTCCGTAAGCAATACCAAAGCCTACAATATAAAAGGCTAATCCGCCAAAAATAACGTCTATTATTACTTTTGCGATAATACTCATAGAATTTTTTGATCGTACAAATCCTGCTTCTAGTAAGGCAAATCCGCCTTCCATAAAGAAGATAATTGCGGCACAAATTGCTACCCAAACGGTATCTATTGCACTAATTAATTCTGGTTGTTCTAAAACCATTGCTGCTGTGTTTTCCATAAAGTTAGT from Lutibacter sp. Hel_I_33_5 carries:
- a CDS encoding ammonium transporter — protein: MENTAAMVLEQPELISAIDTVWVAICAAIIFFMEGGFALLEAGFVRSKNSMSIIAKVIIDVIFGGLAFYIVGFGIAYGNSNGWFAFDMGITSNDLGLGLTVSNKLFWFIQLGFAIAAISIVSGAVAERMKVWSYAVYVVIFCSIMYPLVANWVWNPNGWLAAKGFNDFAGSAAVHAMGGFAALAAAIVLGPRIGKYQKNGEANPIPGHNLPLAAVGAFILWFGWFGFNPGSTLGAVGNWELIGTVATNTFLASAAGGMSTMLYTYFRYGQIDITMVINGVLAGLVAITAGCNVVGPNSAIVIGLIAGVLVDVAVICIDKLKIDDPVGAIAVHGVNGLFGALAVGLFATEGGLLFGGGAALLGVQALGVFVIGIFSFTITFIVLKIMKKTIGIRVTAKEERVGIDAVSFGVEAYTTFE